In Bernardetia litoralis DSM 6794, the genomic window CGTTTCGGCACTACAAGGTCCTGCAATGAACAACGGTTTTTTTTCGGTATTCCAATTTGAGTTATTTGGAAACCATGATGATAAAGGGGCAAATTCCATAAGAGTATAAATTTGTTATTTGTGAGAACACAAACAACGGCGAAAATATATATTTTATAAGTCGTTTGTATAAATACAAACAACAACGTAATTATTCTAAATTAAAGTTCAAAGGTAATTAAAATCGTTTTTTGAATAGAATCAAAAAAAAGAAAAAAAGATGTTAAAAAAAATTATTTTACAGGTTTGTGTTCAGCTATTTTTTGCTGTAAAGCGTATATGTATTGCTGCACCTGTTTTGATTTTTGCGTACTGTTTTTGAAATGTTTTTTTATAAATGTATCATTATTCAATTGCTCGGCTTGCAGTGTTTCTATGTGTTCGAAGGGAGAAAATTCTTCTTTCTCTGAATTTTCTTTTTGTGTCTTTTTAAATTGCTCTTTAAGTTTTTGATATACAAGAGGTTCTATTTCTGATTCTATTTCTTTCCAAAGAGAAGCCGAAATTTGAACAAAGATAAGTTCTTCATTTTTATCAATAATCTTGGTTAGATGAGCTGTTTGAAAGTCTTCAGGATTTAAGTTTTTAGAGTCGTTCATTATTATTCAATCAAATTAATCAGTACATAAAATTAACATAATTTAAAGATAACCAAATAGGGCAAAATATTTTTTTGTTCGTCTTGATATCAATTACATGTTTTACTTTTACTCTCTTACTATTTTCAAAATTATTTAATCATGCCAATAAAAATAAAGTATCTTCAACTCATTACCAAACAATTAAGTGGACAAATTACTGAAAAAGAATATCAAATGCTACAAAAGTGGCTTTCTAAGAGTCCATTAAATCAAGTTCTTTTTGCAGACCAAGAAAATATTTGGCAATCTTTTCATAATAAAAACATGAACGTTTCTGCTTAGAGTAAATTATTTTTGTTGATGTAGCTATGCTAAAACACCAATAAAGGCAAAATCTTCTTTGCAATACCTTAGAAAGTATCAGTTACAAAATTTCTAAAAAATTGTAGCTTTTTGATAAGAGAATTAATAAATTTGAACTTTATTAATTCTCTTTCTTTGTTTTCGAACAGACTGGGAAGTCTATTTTACATAATTTTTACTTCAAATTGCCTAATTTTCTGTCTTCTATTCAAGGAAAAACTTCTACTTCAAACTTACGTAATTTATTTTCTATTTGGTTAGTTATTTTGTGTGTTATTTTGGGGTTATATGCAATTGATAATTATGAAAAACCTGTAAATTTTGATTTGACCATCAAAAAAACCAATTCGAAGCAGTTATTTATGCCTCCTTCAAGTAATTTATTATACGAACAAATTGCCAAACAAACTTATTATATTGTAGATTCTTTAGAATTAGCTCGCAAAAATAGCATTGATACATCAGCACAGCGTATTTTATTGACTGGCGACTCTATGTCAGAAGGTTTGTATTTGGCTTTTCGAAGTTATGCTGATTATAATAATCATTATTTAAAAGGTAGAATTTGGTATAGTTCACTCACTATTCAATGGAGTAAAACGGATAGTTTGAGAAAATTAATAAAAAGATATAAGCCTACAATTGTGATTTTTACGCTAGGCGCAAATGAGCTTTTCAGAACTGATATTTATGAACGAGAAAAAGATATTCAAAATATAATTGCACAGGCTGGCGATACTCCTTTTATTTGGGTAGGACCTCCAAACTGGAAAGATGACACAGGAATTAATGAAATAATTGAGCGAAATATGCCTTCAAATACATTTTTCTTGTCTAAAGATTTGCATTTTGATAGAAGAAGTGATGGCGCACATCCAACCTTAGAATCTTCAAGAAATTGGGCTGATACGATTGCTACTTGGATTATGAACAAATCTCGTTATAAAATTTTATTGGAAAAACCTGTTTCAGAAGGTTCGGATAATAAATAAGAAGAATATTAGTAAACTACGTTCTTAATAGTGAAGTTGTTTAAGAAGGGTTTTATTAAGTGTGTTTGTTTGGTGTCGCTTCGCTAAAACACCAACAAAGGCTATGTTATTTTTCCTTAGAACTGGTTTGCAAACCCAATTCTAAGGAAAAATGAGTATTCTTAAACAGCTTTAGTTTGAAATTTCATACAATTTATAAATATAAAATATATCTGTATGAATAGTATCAAATTCTGGATGTTTTTTAATTAAAAGTTCTCTTTCTTGTATAAGAGCTTTAGCCTCTAAATGAGAATTAAGTAATTCATTTTCATTTAATAAATCTGAAAAAAGTTTTGTATGAGCAAAGTTTAGCAAATACTTATCTTCTATGTCATCTGGCAAATCTTGACTAAATTTATTAGTTGGTTTATATCCTTCAATTCTGAGTAAAGATTGAAACGCTCTATCACAAATATCATATCCTAGAAATTTGTATTGAGAATCTAGTATAGATTCATCTTTTTCAGATACATCAATACAAGCCATCAAGTAAAAATCTTTTCCAATTTTTTTATACTCTTTAATTAGATCTTTAGCAATATCCATATCATACAAAAAATCATTTTCTTCGCTCTTATCATTAGGTAATAGATTAACGTGTTTCATAAATAGTTCAAGTTCTTCTTTATTTTCGTTTGAAATAGGATTAAATCTAAATGCTCCATAGCGAAAAACACCTTTATAATTACTTTTAATTTTGCTAGTAGAATGGTCTTTTCCCATTAATAAATAACCTATTTTCATAATTCACAATTTATCATTCACAATTAATCATTCACAATTAAGAAATTTAGTGCATTCTATCTCCACGAAGTTCCAAACTTTTCATAATTTCAGATTCGTAATTCAAAAATTCTTGCCAACGTTTATCTACTTTTTCTTTTGGTAAATATTCTTTAGCCAAAGAAATAAAAACAGTATAATGACGAGCTTCCGAAACCATGAGTTCACGATAAAATTTCTTTAATTCTTCGTCTTCCATTGTGTTAGAAAGCATTTTGAAACGCTCACAACTACGTGCTTCTATCAGCGCATTTACCAAAAGATTATCCAAAAGACGCATTTCTTCACTTCCTCCTTTTACCATAAAGTTGCGTAATTTGAGTGCATATTCATCTTTTCGTTTTCCTCCAAAAATGAGGTTTCGTTTACGAAGCTGTTCCAAAACCATTTCAAAATGCGTCCATTCTTCGGCAACGATTGGCGCAAGTGTATCAACAAGTTTTGGCAAATGATTATAAGTTACAATCAAAGAAATACAAGAAGAAGCTGCTTTTTGCTCGCAATAAGCGTGATCTGTCAAGATAGCTTCGATACTTTCTTGAGCTAATTCTGTCCAGCGTGGGTCGGTTGGAAGTTGAAGGTGTAACATGTTCGATTACGGATTACGGATTAAAAATTACGGTTCTCTGACAATTTTTGCACTTTCTTTTTTTGCTAAAAACTATCTTGTATTTTAACCTCTGAAAAGGCTTGTTTTATCAAAGAACCAAAATTACAAATTACGTTTTGAGATTATCAAGATATTTTTATAAAAAAGTCTAGAATAGTTAAAATCTTATAGAACTTAAATATATCCAAGCAATAAATAATAACTGTAATGGAATTCTGAACCATAAATAAGATAGTCCATAGCCATCAAAAGTAGCTTTTTGCAAATCAACTTGTTTGATAGCTGCATAAATATTTGCAGGAAGCAAAATTACAAAAAAGAAAATAAGAATCCACGCTGAATATACTTTCCAATTAGAAACTAACAATCCAATACCTAAAATAACTTCTACTATTCCTGTAAAATAGACTATTTCTGTTTTGAATGGAATTATAGATGGCAGCATCATTGTCATTCCTTTTGTAAAAGCAAAATGTCCGATTGCAGTAAAACACAACATGGCACACATTGCTATTCGTGCAGCTAAAACGGTATCATATTTTTGATTAAAAAATTGTAGAACAAAAATTGAAAGTACAAAAACGACAAGCAGAACAACCAATGGTTTCATAGAAATAGTATTTAGATTATGATAAATGTTTAAGTTTTGACAAATATCACTATCTAAAAAAGCTAAGACAATGAACCTAAGTTAAGAAATGCGTTTGCGAATCCGACTGAGTGCCTGTGGCGTAATTCCAATATAAGAAGCTATGTATTTTAAAGGAATAAATTGTAATAAATGAGGTTGTTCTGTAAATAAATTTAGATAACGTTGTTCTGCACTTTGATTTAGTAAGGATAATTCTCGTTTAGATTTTTTCAAAAATAATTCTTCACTTGCCAGTCTTCCAATTTTATTTCCAATTTGAGTTTGACTATAAATTTGTTGTAAATCTTGATACGTCAAACTCCAAAGGATTGTATTTGAAAGTGTTTCTAATTCATAACTAGAAGGTTCTTGAGTTATAAAAGAATCATAAGCACTTATAAAATTAGCTTCAAATGCAAATCCAAATGTAAAATCTTCTGTTTCTTTTGGAATATAAAAACGAATAATTCCAGTTTCTATAAAGGAAAGATAATTTTCAGTTTGTCCTACTTTGAGTAAATTGGTTTTTTTTGG contains:
- a CDS encoding SGNH/GDSL hydrolase family protein, which translates into the protein MPNFLSSIQGKTSTSNLRNLFSIWLVILCVILGLYAIDNYEKPVNFDLTIKKTNSKQLFMPPSSNLLYEQIAKQTYYIVDSLELARKNSIDTSAQRILLTGDSMSEGLYLAFRSYADYNNHYLKGRIWYSSLTIQWSKTDSLRKLIKRYKPTIVIFTLGANELFRTDIYEREKDIQNIIAQAGDTPFIWVGPPNWKDDTGINEIIERNMPSNTFFLSKDLHFDRRSDGAHPTLESSRNWADTIATWIMNKSRYKILLEKPVSEGSDNK
- a CDS encoding tRNA-(ms[2]io[6]A)-hydroxylase, whose translation is MLHLQLPTDPRWTELAQESIEAILTDHAYCEQKAASSCISLIVTYNHLPKLVDTLAPIVAEEWTHFEMVLEQLRKRNLIFGGKRKDEYALKLRNFMVKGGSEEMRLLDNLLVNALIEARSCERFKMLSNTMEDEELKKFYRELMVSEARHYTVFISLAKEYLPKEKVDKRWQEFLNYESEIMKSLELRGDRMH
- a CDS encoding DoxX family protein, yielding MKPLVVLLVVFVLSIFVLQFFNQKYDTVLAARIAMCAMLCFTAIGHFAFTKGMTMMLPSIIPFKTEIVYFTGIVEVILGIGLLVSNWKVYSAWILIFFFVILLPANIYAAIKQVDLQKATFDGYGLSYLWFRIPLQLLFIAWIYLSSIRF
- a CDS encoding Crp/Fnr family transcriptional regulator; protein product: MIEIKKYFQKQVDISEKDWTTFSSKLIKREFPKKTNLLKVGQTENYLSFIETGIIRFYIPKETEDFTFGFAFEANFISAYDSFITQEPSSYELETLSNTILWSLTYQDLQQIYSQTQIGNKIGRLASEELFLKKSKRELSLLNQSAEQRYLNLFTEQPHLLQFIPLKYIASYIGITPQALSRIRKRIS